The window CCTGACTTCAACAGCTTCTTCCAGCTGCTCTTTAGGGGATCCACACCAGCTTCCAGGCCAGCAGGAAATCCTGGGTCTGCCTTAGTAGACTATAAAGGGACATGCAATAGAGGCCTAAACCCCCTCAGCTAGATTCTCCTGGGTTTCTGAGCCTCTCTGTGAATCCAGGACACTTTCCAAAGCATTTTTTCAGACCTTACCCAAACCATAGATGAGATAAAGATGTGGAGCATGTGGTAAACTGAAAGCTCTAACTGCTACTGCatgacagacagagctgcatcCAACCAACTGATCTCACAAAAGAAGTCCTTCTCCACCTGGATTAGACCCCACCCCCTTTAGATGCAAGAGGCATTCTTCATACCTGTTtttcagagaggacagagccaGAACCTCAAATTTGGTTGTgctaatccatccatccattatctattaacccgcttcatcccgctgtgcagggtcacagggggctggagcctatcccagctaactatgggtgagaggtggggcacagcctggacaggtcaccagtcctcTCCAGAGCAACATAGAGACAGACAATCATTCACTCAATCATTCAagcacacctatgggcaatttaaAGTGACCACCTTTTAAAGACCACGTCTTTAAAATGTGgcaggaagccggagcacccggagaaaacccaagcaaactccacacagaaaggcctcaGTCAGAATTGAACCAGGAAGCTTATTGCTGTGAGGCGACCACTGCAACACGTGCCGCCCCTACTACCACAAGATTTGGTTGTTGGCGGATGTAAACCTCTCCAGGCACCTTATAGACCACAGAGGTGGCTCAATTCCTACACACTCTGAAACAATGCATAACAGGGGCTCTACAAAGCCAGCAGTTTGAGTCTCACCACGTCCAGTTCGGGGACcgcctccatcacctccacaaACTTCTCaatctttgttttgtctgtaaACACGAAGTCATCATCCACCCAGAGGAAGTACTTTGTAGTGACCTGGGAGACAGCTAGATTCCTGCCAGCAAACCAGCCCTGAGGGAGGAAACAGTGACGGTAAACGTTGaagtaataaaatataatgagtataataaaataattattaacATATAACATATTTTTTCATTATGGCCATCAGTATGTTTGTACGAATCACAGGTGTGTGTATATAGTATACCTGCGCTGGTGGCATGATGTATTGTTGGATGTTTTCTCCAGTCAGGTGCTCTGGTTTAAGGCTGTCATCGGCAACAATGACTTTAACGTCGCTATAAAACTGCCTGATGCTGCTCAACAACACCTTCAGCTCTGCGTAGCGAAGAAAAGTCTTCGTGGTGATCGTGACTTGAGAGGCGATATCTGACAGAAACAAGAAATAGTCATAATGACATAAAAGTCATAATGTAGTATCTATAGTTTAATTTGagcctgctgtgtttacatattTCTGTTTATTCCATAACGTAGATGAAGATTTTAAGCAAAACACATAGGAAACAGGTAgtgatgtcccgatccgatcacctGATCGGAAATCTGGCCCGACGTGATTTTTACGTGATTTTAGATTTTCGATCGGAATCAGATGttacctcctgatcaggactcggatatatatttattagggctgtcaaagttaacgccttctgtgcagggtggctatgtgtcttgtagtgtaggggtaggACAGCTGCCtttggtgtgagaggtcctgggttcgagaccttgatgagctgctgcatgtgtgaaatgtcCTAGCTTGGGAGGGCTGAAGCATTTAAAGTTGGTGCAGTTTGGCGATGCAGCGCACATGTGGAAATCCACAGTCGACACACTTTGGACTTGGATTTGGACTCGGTCTCAAGggctgatcgggacatccctagaaaTATGGCAACATGACACACAGAACAGAGCTCCTACCTGTTCCCATGTCGTACAGCACAGGCACGTGAGGCTGTTTGATCGCTATTGGAAACACAGCTTTGTGGTTTTCAAACTGAAAGGAGGCTAAGCACAGAGAAACAGTGGTGTCAGGCCTTaatcaatgcacacacacactcataataaaaaaacaacaggaaattcATTTGCAGCTTTAACCCATCATAAACATTTATAGTACTTTCTATTagactgtaaatgtttttttatgacaaCTCTATCATAAAAAATGTCCCAATTAAATGAATATACTGAAACATAGAGTCATCAGAGGTCGAAGATGTGTAATAAGCTAAAAAGATGACAAAAGACAAGGTTACATGATTATCAGATAATAAAACTGGATGTTTTATGTGTAGATAAAGTCTCACAGTGAGGTTCCTGCTTTAATTATCAGACACATACCGAGGTCTCCGGTGTTTACGTGGTAGGCGGTGCTGGTGTAGGACACTTTGGCCAGCAGGTTGTTGAGGACGGCCAAACTGCTGGACTCAATAATCAGTTCTGCCTCACCAGCGCCTGGCGTTTACAAATTCACAGACTTTCACCACAGTACAACAATATATCCACTTCCACAGTGCCAAATGGAACTGAACCACTATAGAGCAGTAGGGTTTTTTTAAGAGAAGATTCATTCGACAACCACAACATGATGTTTTTCACCTTTGACTGCCGCCCCCCCTGCTGTAATCTCTGTGGTCAGGGTTCCTTTGGAGACATTCAAAACCACCTAGGATAAAATAAGAAGCAGAAGAACTTTGTTAATTCATTCCCCTGCTGGAGAATTCATTGTAGCTTGTTGCTCAAGAAGCCAGAAGGTTACAGATGatcagaaagagagaaaggaggacaTCACCCGGTTTCAGTCTGACCAGAAACAGCTGAGAGCGTCTAACAGTTTTTATATGTGGGCCGCGGAGATTCCTTCTCAGTAATGTGGTGTTATTGGACAACCGGTTATCAAGGTGTGTGGGTTTAGGGGCCGCATCCTTTAAGGAACGTGGGCTACCCAGGTACGaccttctgctgcttctgtcaccATAGCAACCCGCAGTTTACTCTTTAGCCATTATAGCCCTGTTTACTTGAAACTTGAAGCCACTGTGAATCATCACAATAAATCTTTTATTTGTGTCCTATATTCAAACTCTGTAATGGGACACCTGTCGGAAAAGTGCAGTCACTGCAACAAGTGCAGCAAAGAAAGGCAACAAACCAGTTCCACCGATTCAAAGCTTCGTCACAGCACAGAGAGCTGCACCAAAACATTCACAACAGATCCCCAAACTGAACCACCTGATCAATGAAGGGCCACAAATCAGAAGACTTTCCAGAATCCCAAGGGAATAAAATAGTTTAACGAGTTAGGAAAATGAGACTGAatcaaatgtttctgtttcctaaGGTTTCATGATAAGAAGCAGCGCTCCTGCCTCCAGCAGACCTTCTTTACCATTCTATACTCAGACGGTCAGGGTGCTGGGATCTGCTAAAACCAACCTTGTAGGTGCTTCTTCTTCCAGCATGCAGCCCTAAACCTGAAATCAAAATGATCTTTATGCAAAGTCACACAAATGTCTCAGGTTGCCATGACAATGTGCAAAACACCAAGAGGATGACTGTGGGCGGGAAAGTGGATACTTGGACCCGACCTCAAACTCAGATGTGCTACATGTGTGATGTGTATGAATATAATACCTGGTATGAGAGCAGAGCTCAGGGGGCGCACTGTGTAACCTTGAATAGGATACTGCAGAGGAGAGTTCGGCAAAGCAAACAGCAGTCTGGAGAGCACAGATGATGACCTGTTGAAGAGTTGTGCAAACAGAGCACCATCAGAGGACTGTGTAAGTAACAGAGATGACAAATATGAGTGACAGCAGCAAACAGAGCTGTCATTTTACAAATACATTGTCCAGATGTTACCAAACACGGAGGAagtttttaatttaatctgaTTTAGGGTGGATTTTTGGGGCTgcagacaaataaaaacagcaaaataaaatcCTGATGTTGATAACAGTGATGCTGTTACATAATATTccattttaaaacacactgaaactcaAGGAGTCAtattaaatgttttgatttaaGATACCACAGAGTGTTTGACCCAGCAATCAATGCcagctaataaaaaaaaagattatcaTGGCTAAAATACTGGCATATTTAAGTACATCTATATTTTGCTTTACTCCTACTCAATCGTTCTGTTATCCTGAAGCTGAAAAGCATGTTTTTGTTCCTCAATCCTTTCACTACCTGTTTTTGTAGTGCTGGAACTCCTTGGCTCGGCGCTCCACTACCTCCTCATACTGCTCCTTGGGGACCTGATCTTTGAGCAGCACCGAGCCAGCAGGACAGGTACATGGACCGGGTGAGGAAAGGTGAGTGGGGAGGGAAGACCTggtgggacaaaaaaaaaaaaaaaagacatcttcATAGATGACCAACCATGTAGGTGGCTCTGTACTGCTCAGCTTCAGCTACCTCTGTGGTTTCACGGCTTTTACCTCAGGCTGGTTGAAGTGGGATTCTCTATCCACAGTTCTTTGGGAAAGGAAAATATCACAAAATAGATTCCAAGGAGGAAGATGACAGATGCAGCAGCAAGTATCTGGAGATGTGATCTTTTAAGTGAAGACATCTGTAGAGACAAACTCATTTAGGTTTTAATTTGTAAATTCTACAGGTTTCTACAGCAGACTCCTTCAGCTTTGCTGTCCGAAGTAATCCCTACTGTTCAGTAACACTCACCTCTGAATGGGTGATAAGCAACATTCACTGTTACAACATCACactatttatagttttattatattttagtATTTGAACTTTGTATTGGGACAGCTGTGTGACACAATTAGTCTTTAAATGTGTCCTTAAAGCGCAGTCACTGCATTTACTTACAAACTTACTTATCtgtaaatactgtgtgtgtgatgcagaggctacatttaaaaaaaaaaaaaaaaaccgttTCAGGTTCCCACTTCAGGTCAAACGTGTTCCTACGTGGAAAACactcaccagaaaaacattCAACAGAGGAAGGACTGTAAACAGTTCAGCCTGCCACATGTGCCGTagttattaaatatttatattctcaTATCTGTCAACTAGACCACGTATCACAAGAGCAACAAGCCGCACAACCCACACCCAAGAATCAATGAAgaatgttgctatgacaacaatgataaaatgtacattttgttcgtatttaaaacaaaagtataaatgaaaacacatgagctaataatataatatatattataaaataccTTGAAAAtcagaggggggaaaaacaatGTGAATAATTGAAAGATTATAGAAAGATCGCTCTTCTTACCTTTTTCACAGCTCCTGTCGGCAGGTGAAGTGACCTGCTGTATTCCAATACATgaaataccacacacacacacacacacacacacaccctctttcAGCAAATCATGATGCCAGGAAATTGTCAGCCATTGGTGACAGAAACCTGACACTGGGCAGAACTCAAAGAAGAATAAGAGCAACACTCCCACTGCTTGCATGACAAACAAGCGGCCACCACTCGGCATGAAAAACCTTTGGTTTGGTACGATTTTTGTCTCATAACATAAACAATGattttgttggttttttttttggagcttGTGTTAAATTATTATACAAGAACACGTGACATGCAAACTGACATGCAAATAAGCTattatttgcacattttataACATCCTTCCACCAACCAAACACATTGAAGCAAAGTGTAGTGAAAAGCTTGAATAATAtgctgttaaaaatgtaatgtggCTTTGATAAGAAGAAGCTGTGAAAAAGTCTGAGGGCAGGACTAAAGTTGTGTCTCCCATACAATGCTAACTGCTACTGCTAACATCTACTGTGAAGATGAAGATAATGTGAGTGATTTAATACTGTGTTAATCATGACTTACTTaacttttgtctttgtttgttgtttttgttgactGTTGGGCCAcacttaaaggtcgggtaggagatttcattctgatgcactttatgttaaatcagtgtaacttctctttacaatccgatagcaaccgattagttcggcagtttctcattaaagcgaagaatatgaatcatctgtggaagctataaaacactaaaaacatcagccaatcctccgggtggaccctgtaggagtattggctggttgtcactctcttcctgctctgaacaccagagaggtacgtgcatgatggccgaagtcacagaccgcagctcgtcttcaggtgatgcgcgtccatgtggttgggaggcgtggcttcggggtgagctcagagagaaaggggcgtgcgTTTACTTTCCatatctggctgactctcactgagttttcaaaatctcctatcCTACCTTTAAATTAGTATAACATCATAACAACATCATATGGTGGTCCACCTACTGTGATGTTTGAAACTAGCGATTGAGTTGAATGTCCTATATCTCATGTCACATGTCGGATtgattgctttttatttttgctaacAGGCcgcactcatacacacacacgtccatgTTAGGCGCAGGGCGATAACATGATAACTACAGCTATCGATATTTCAAGGATAAAAATATAAGATGTGGTCGATAGAGTTCATCCATTCATGTTTTGAGAGACAGCAAGAGCCAGTGATGTTAGCATAGCACCGCGCTGAAGCAACTGCAATAAAGTTACAGTCATGATGACGCGCACAGCATACATGCTAATGTTTGGGTTACTGCTACTGAGAGTGTTTAGCTTCCGACAAAGTAGCGCTCATGTTAAAAGCATGTTGCGTCAAAGACGGGTCTTACCAGCGTCAGCAGAGGCCCACAGGTGCTGTGGAGAGTAAACAGTGTCATTGGATTATGACATGGTCATGTGCCATCCCATTTAATGAAGTTGTAGTGGTTGTGCCATGTGTGTAATTGTGCacagccctctctctctttcacgcacacacacacacagacacacacacacacacacacacacacacacacacgtcagaaaaataaacaactgGGGTATAAAACTTGCATCATAAAAACATGTGTTATGTTACATCAGCTGTGTTCATATTGACTTATGGGCCAACTCATATGACAAATGACATATATACTATTTGGTTATTACCATCGTCACAgagggtggagtgtgtgtgtgtaaggtagGCCcaagaacaaacaggacagcacCTCAGTGTGCTTTGCTGTGTTATTTGGCCTCCAGCCTGTGTCGCTTTTCTCACTCTACCTGGTCCAAAGTCAACTGACTGTGTGCCAGTTAAACTTTCCCAAGACTCTGAACAGAAAATCAAACTGTTAAACAGGTTTATTGGATAGCAGGATAGTGCGAAACTAAAACAAATACCAATAATTACCACTATGAGTTTTAACACTAACGTTTGTCAATATGCATTttatgaaattattattattatattatttacacCGTTGTATGTCTAACAAACTTAAACCCAGCATAATAATAGAATAATACATCATATTATACATATAAACAACTTGAACAAATGTGAAAACAGgcacaaaacaataacataagATTCCATCTAAAGATCAATAACATAAAGTAAAAAACGCATACTCATGCTGCATTAGGCGTGCGACATTAACATATAACATATTAACAATAATATTTACTCTGTAACCAAAGGCAGCGGCTCCAACTAAAGATGAGTGCACTGTACAACCGCTCCCTGTCTCCATAGTAACAGGACGCATAGCAAGATGTTCTGGCTGGGATTCTTATGAAAATGAAATTTGGCTAAATGTGTAACTGTCAAGACATTTAATACACCTATGGTGTACGGTGGTCTTAGATTTCTGCATCAGATGCTTGACTGATCACTGCATTACCTCTTGATGTCAAAGACACAAAAGAGTCATCACAAAAAAGGCCAAAACCTGGGTAAACCGGTTCTGTGAATGTGCAGTGGAAGGTATGAAGGTGAGTCTGTGTGCCAGAGGAGATGCTGTAAAAGGACACAGACCCAGCATGCCAGTCCAAAAACACTCCCACTCTGTCAGGGTCTCCCTGTGGATTACTAAGGTATGTGTCTTTGCAATTATGTTCAACTCTGGGACAGTTAGACCAGCGCAGACTCCAGGACTTGTCATTACGTCCAAAAGTACAGTCATTATTATCTCCTCTCCTGCTGATTCCTTTGTACGTGACTGATATGTCAGTGTGCTTAGCCTgaacctcccagtaacagcggcCCATCAGTCCAGTcgtacacagcagctgtgtgacttTATCAAATCTCTCTGGATGGTAAGGATAAGGTTCCTTCTCCACACGTGTCACCTTTCTGTTGCCATCAGACAGACTGAGCTCTCTGTGAGCTGTGTTTGGGTCCAGTGTGAGTTCACAGGCATCTGAGGGAGACAataacacataataaacctGGAACACGTGTAAAATGTGAATGAAAGCAGCAGGTAACAAACTGCTACTTATTTAATGATTCCCTATGTAAGCACATCTCCTGTGGTCACTGAACAATACAGCTTATCATTTGCACATTCCTTTATGGTTAATCAATGGCATATTGAAATGCTGTAACATCAGTGAGGATGTGCAGCCAATGATATACATCCTCAGTTAGTTTGTAGCTACACCAAACTGTGGCACCAGAACACTACTGTAGATATCCAAAATAAAGGGAAGGGAAGTTTTATTCCAAGATTCAAAAAGTCCACGGTTCATTTTTCATGGCCTTGTGCTGCCATAGAATTTGCATAAAGTGTGTTTAGGAGTCCATTTGGATGTCTGTGTATTCCTAATTCCTATattcaaatgttcaaatgtcCACTAgggcagtggtccccaaccaccgggccggggaccggtaccggtccgtgggtcatttggtaccgggccgcacagaacgactgagtaaaaaaatatattaatcattatctgagtctgaaagctgtttcatttataaatcgatcagattcatccgcttgtgcctttaagcacctgcagacgcttgtctcggtcacgggatacggccccaaaattaagcctaaaagctagcaaaaatgaataaaaaacaaacgtctttggagagcttcttcggaaaggggaaaaggcctaacgaggagacagaagaagaggagcctaccccttcaaagaaaaagaaacccgcatttaaaagactatatcaggagtcctatttaaaatacagatttattgcaacaggtgattctcacacaagtccgctctgagtgatatgtggcgaagccttcaaaactgctttggcacttaagaccaagcaccctgcattaaaagacaagccatggagttttttgaaagaagaaaatgtgaacaagaaggacagaagcaataaatgacaaaattacagagtggactggacataagaaacacgcttcgggtgtcattgtctcccattatccccagatgggaccgcctcattgctgagaaagctcaaaggctcccattaattaagcataagagtaagttgtcattgtatgcactgtgtttttattttatatatttttttctgtgccggtccgtaaaaatattgttttacatgataccggtccgtggtgcaaaaaaggttggggaccgctgcactAGGGCATTGTGACCTACACAGagaaaggcaaaggcaaaaccCCTGAGACTTACACTTCCACAGACCAGGCCGCAGCCTCTGCACTCCACCATGGTCCACTCTGAAACAATAAACACAGTCAGAAAAGCATCACACATCATGCAAACTTGCAGCTTGCCATAACTCGTACTTTAGCGTGTCCAATCTCCACTGTGGGTCCTCCAATCCAGCAGAGAATAGAAGCACTCCAGAGTCTCCTGGATGGTTGTAGCTGAGGTCGAGCTCTTTCAGATAAGAGGGGTTAGAGCTCAGAGCAGAGGCGAGGGAGGAACAGCCCTCCTCTGTCACCTGACAGCCTGACAGTCTGTAAGGATGAATGAAACCCGACAAGCCCAGCAGTCGTAAATCACACACTAGATATGCGATGTGAAACTATGAGGTAACTTTAAAATGGGATCTGTTCtcacctgagagtctccaggaTACATCGAGGACTCTTGAGTCCAACAGagagcagcttcactcctgaatcctgcagatcATTGCtactcaggtccagctctttCAAACTAGAGGTTTTGGAGCtgagagctgaggccagagcttcacagcttctttCTGACACCATGCAGTTACTCAACCTGCAACATGACAGTTTTTACTCATTCATACCATTTTCTTCCATTTCTGAATTAAAATTCCAAATATATCACTGACCTGAGAATTTCCAGGTTACAGCGCGGACTCTCCAGTGCAACAGTGAGAAGCTTCACCCCAGAATCCTGAAGGTCGTTGTTACATAACTCTAGCTGTCTCAGGCTGGAGGTCGATGTCTGAGAGGTGAGAACTGAGGCCAGAACTCCACAGCTTTTTTCTGATAGGTTACAAAACCTCAGCCTGaagacaaataataataataataataataaacttttAAACATTTTCTCTGAGTTGTTTTAAGAAACCAGCTTGAAAGATTGTCAATACTTTAGTATAACTATAATAAGAGATTCTTCCTGTCTTTCAAACTTCTTAGCTTTACATATTTTGTATACTTCTGCTTTGCATTACATCAATTACTGTTGGCTAAAATCTACTCTGTTTAACATATGATTGTATCATGAGGCTTGTATTAAAGAGGAGATATACGAGATACAGACACATAAATTGAATCTAACCAAAACAGTACAGAGACCAGCTGACCTCAGTGCTTCCAGTTTACCATGTGGACTTTCCAGTCCACCACGTAACACCagcactcctgaatcctgcagattGTTCATACTCAGGTCCAAGTGTCTCACACAGGAGGACTGAGAGCTAAGGAAAAAGGCCACAGAATCACAGACCTCCCACGTCAACCCACAGCGAACCAATCTAAAAAGGAGTGAGCGAAAAAGATAAATATTATATCTCAAAGTGTCTGGATAAGCATGATAAAATCTCAATCTCGCAATTTGAAAGGTGCATGTCATAAAGTCTGCTAACCTGAGAGTTTCAAGTTTACAGTGCGGACGCTCCAGTCCCATAGAGAGGAAGTATACTCCTGAGTCACACAGGTTGTTATTCGAAAGGTCCAGCTCTCTAAGACTGGAGAACTGGTAGCTTAGGACATGTGACAAATATCTACCAGACACGTCTGTCAGTCCACAGTTACTCAGCCTAAAGAAGGATGGATcagaacattaaataaaaaaaacttggtGTGTAGTCAGGATTCATCAGTGGAACTGTTTATAGCCTTGTTAATGACAGCTGGAACACAGAGTTATCTCAGAGGATGTTTCTTAACCAAACAAATCATATTATTGTGATAGAATAGCAGTAGTAAATCCCAGTGTGCAGAGTTTGAGACAGAAGTCCAAGTGAGAATCATAATAATTTGGGAAATCATGTCTATGACAAATGATGTAAATATATGGTCAATTGTTAAAAACAGACCTGAGAGTTTCTAGTCTACACTGTGGATCCTGTAAGCCCACTGCAAGGTCATAAACCCCATCATATTGGTTGTAACTCAGATCCAGCGCTCTCAGGTTGGAGGATGGGGAACTGAGAACCAAGGCCAGAGCTCTGCAGCCTCTAGAGCTCACCTGACAGTGATCCAGACTAAAAATGTGAAGAGAAAGAATGATGTAAAACTAtcatatttacagtatttaaCTTGTGCAGCTTTTGTGTTGTATACACACAGAGATAGCCTTGATGCTTGAACTAGTGGCAGCAAATTCAGAAGACTTTCCTCTGAAGCAGAaaatttcttcaggtcaaacatgTTCAACTCGGTCTCAGATGACAgtatgatgaagaccagagttGACCACTGAGCAGAAGACAGTTTCTCTGAGGACAGACGGCCTGTCCTCAGGGACTGTTGTATCTCCTCCAGTAAAGAATGATCCTTCAGTTCATTAAGACAGCAGAACAGGCTGATGCATCTCTCTGGAGAAGGTTTCTCCCTGATCCTCTTcctgatgtactggactgtgtCCTGATTGCTCTCTAAGCTACTTCCTAATTGTCTTGTCAGGTTTTGAAGAAGTGCTTGATGGGTGTGCAGTGAGAGACCaacaagaaaacagaggaacagGTCTAGGTGACCATTTGGATTCTGTAAGGCATGGTCTACTGCACTCTGGAAGAGACCTTTTACTGCAGATTGGTCTTTGTCGACTGACGACGGTTGGGATTGTTCCTGTGATAAGGGGTTGACTCCAGATTTGATGAATGACACAATGACATGAAAAGCTGCCAGGAATTCCTGAACACTCAAATGGATGAAGGAGAAAAGTTTGTCCTGGTTGAAGGCAGCATTTTCTTTAATGATCCGTGGGAACTCAGAGGCAGCTCCGACATCAATGCCACATTCTTTGAGATCTGCTTCATAAAAGATTAGGCTTCCTTTCTGCAGTTGCTCAAAAGCCAGTTTCCCCAGAGACAGAATTGTCTTGCTGGTGCCTTTGATGCAGGTCGGGTCTGTCTCAGCCTTTCCATAATATTTGACATTTGCTAGTTTTATCTGAACCAACAgaaagtggatgtacatctccgTCAGGGTCTTGGGCTGCTCTCGTCTCTCATTGGTTttgaacatgtcctccagaactgtagcagtgatccagcataAGACTGGGATGCGGCACATAATGTGAAGGCTTTGAGATGCCTTTACATGGGAGATGATGCTGCTGGCCAGCTCCTTATTTCTGAATCTCTTCCTAAAGTACTCATCTATCTTCATGTCAGTAAACCCTCTCacctctgtcaccatgttgaTGTACTCTGGAAGGATTTGACTGGCTGCCTCTGGCTTTGTGGTTATCCAGACGCTAGCAGTAGGGAACAGTTTCCCCATGATGAGGTTCGTTAGCAAAGCATCCACTGAAGACAGCTCGGTAACATCAGACAATATCTCGTTGTTGTGGAAATCTAACGGTAGTCGACACTCGTCCAGACCGTCAAGGATAAACACAATCTGGAGTTTGTCGAAGCTTCTTACTTCTTTGGTTTCAGCAAAGAATTGATGAAGAAGGTCCATCCAGCTGCACTGTCTCTCCTTCAGGAAATTCAGCTCTCGAAAAGTGAAAGGAAATACAAATTGAATATCATTTCTGAGCTTGTCTTCAGCCCAATCTAGCACAAACTTTCTTGTCAGGACAGTTTTGCCGGTACCAGAACCTCCTTTTGTCATCAGTGTTCTCAATGCTCCAGCTTGATCAGGTTTGGGTACAAGGACGTCTTCAATATTTATGGTTTGGTTGGAACATGTTGCACTTTGACCTTCAGGCACTTCTTTGGTCACACACAGTTCAGTGTAGGTCTCATTCTTTTGCATCTGTTTTCCAGATTCTGTGGCTTGCTCAAATAAATCATGGAATCTCTTCTGCAGGTTAGATTTAAGTTTATGCTGGCAATCGGACAGACTCTCTGAAATGAGAAAACATCTTAAGTTTTCAGTTGTTGCAGTAGACACACTCCTACTGAATATTTCCTGTGCTTACCTTGAGACATTGAGTTCAAGTTTGATAAGCGCTGCACCAAATCATTCTTTTGGATCAGCTTCAAAGTTTTCATGATCACCTCCACTGCATTTTTGTTGTGGGTATCTATGATCTCATCAACCGTGTCCATTCTGTCTGCATTCTCCAGCTGGCTCTTTGAGATTGCGGCAAAGCCATCCAGG of the Parambassis ranga chromosome 8, fParRan2.1, whole genome shotgun sequence genome contains:
- the LOC114439328 gene encoding NACHT, LRR and PYD domains-containing protein 3-like isoform X1, whose amino-acid sequence is MRNHVLPLFSLLFVSLLQYFSHLDPVLKKELHRERKAMAAPFELLGILEDLADSEFKKFKWYLQQAEVLDGFAAISKSQLENADRMDTVDEIIDTHNKNAVEVIMKTLKLIQKNDLVQRLSNLNSMSQESLSDCQHKLKSNLQKRFHDLFEQATESGKQMQKNETYTELCVTKEVPEGQSATCSNQTINIEDVLVPKPDQAGALRTLMTKGGSGTGKTVLTRKFVLDWAEDKLRNDIQFVFPFTFRELNFLKERQCSWMDLLHQFFAETKEVRSFDKLQIVFILDGLDECRLPLDFHNNEILSDVTELSSVDALLTNLIMGKLFPTASVWITTKPEAASQILPEYINMVTEVRGFTDMKIDEYFRKRFRNKELASSIISHVKASQSLHIMCRIPVLCWITATVLEDMFKTNERREQPKTLTEMYIHFLLVQIKLANVKYYGKAETDPTCIKGTSKTILSLGKLAFEQLQKGSLIFYEADLKECGIDVGAASEFPRIIKENAAFNQDKLFSFIHLSVQEFLAAFHVIVSFIKSGVNPLSQEQSQPSSVDKDQSAVKGLFQSAVDHALQNPNGHLDLFLCFLVGLSLHTHQALLQNLTRQLGSSLESNQDTVQYIRKRIREKPSPERCISLFCCLNELKDHSLLEEIQQSLRTGRLSSEKLSSAQWSTLVFIILSSETELNMFDLKKFSASEESLLNLLPLVQASRLSLLDHCQVSSRGCRALALVLSSPSSNLRALDLSYNQYDGVYDLAVGLQDPQCRLETLRLSNCGLTDVSGRYLSHVLSYQFSSLRELDLSNNNLCDSGVYFLSMGLERPHCKLETLRLVRCGLTWEVCDSVAFFLSSQSSCVRHLDLSMNNLQDSGVLVLRGGLESPHGKLEALRLRFCNLSEKSCGVLASVLTSQTSTSSLRQLELCNNDLQDSGVKLLTVALESPRCNLEILRLSNCMVSERSCEALASALSSKTSSLKELDLSSNDLQDSGVKLLSVGLKSPRCILETLRLSGCQVTEEGCSSLASALSSNPSYLKELDLSYNHPGDSGVLLFSAGLEDPQWRLDTLKVDHGGVQRLRPGLWKYACELTLDPNTAHRELSLSDGNRKVTRVEKEPYPYHPERFDKVTQLLCTTGLMGRCYWEVQAKHTDISVTYKGISRRGDNNDCTFGRNDKSWSLRWSNCPRVEHNCKDTYLSNPQGDPDRVGVFLDWHAGSVSFYSISSGTQTHLHTFHCTFTEPVYPGFGLFCDDSFVSLTSRGNAVISQASDAEI